TTTGCCTTTGGGCTTGGCAGGGCCAGAAGCAGTCTGAGGTTTCTTTGAAGTAGCCAGACTTGCAGGGGCAGAGGGTGTAGCTGAATGAAacaaatttgtttaaaaaaaaaatgtttttacatttgGAAGACAAGGATGTCAAAGCCTGAACCATGCGGGTTAAAAGATCGGAACACACAGGAGGCAATGTTACCTCAGAAATCCTGGGTTAGGAAAATAAACACCACACCAAACTTCTTTCCGAAATGGAAGGATTTGTTGCAGGGCAGCACACTCAATTTAAAGTATTCAGGCAAAAAACACACGTCACATTTTCTACAACATTACTCTAATTTCATAACCAGAGATTCAAATTGAGGACCCACTCAGTGCAGAGGAAAGACTAAGTTTGGCAAACGCATTCGCAAAGTATGGCACGATTTATACCAAAATGAATTTGTGACCGGTCAAATTCAAAGGCACTTTAGAGGTTATAAACAATGCTATGCAGAACAAATAACACTTAAGATCATTTGACCTAAACCCTAGGTAGAATGATGAATTGTAGTTTACAGAGTTTCAAAGTTAAGCTACACCAGTGCTCCCAAACATTTTCACTCATGCCCCCTTTCGTCATAGCGAACCCCATAGGTTTGGGAATCACTATAGTATAGGTACAAATAAAATCAGTATTTCATTGAAACATTTAACCAATTCACTATGTTTAGTACTACCATTTTTAAAGCAATCAACAGCAGATGTGAGAATGATTAAAAGATACGGAGGATTAAAATGGTGTACCACAATGAACAAAAAGCCTTAAACTGCAACTACAACTCCCACAAATGGATACAAACACATTAATTGGAAACAAATATCAGTGTtgaaaacacactgcagttaaagCACATGAACACAGTTGGCTTGGTGCATTCTTCCTGGACAAACACCAATAAGCACTGAGAGAAAATAGAGCAACAGAAACAGAACAGTCAACATCTGACGACAAGAGGAAAAAGTTGCTGGAAGTCAACTCTTTACATGAAGTGCTTAAATGGACTGGCCTGTTTCAAGGTGAAACAATGAGTTTAAACCAGTGACGTAAAAGATAGCGAGCCCTCTATAACAAGCCGTAAAATAAAATCTTGACATTCTTAATTCTCTCAACATTAGCCCTTTTCATTAAGCATATTGAAATACAAAAAGATAAATTGGGGAAAACATACCATTTACAAGGTAATCTAGGCCCAGTGGGTGCAAAAGTTAGCAAGTATATAAGAAACAAAAGATCTGGAAGGGGGAGCTGCTGTAAGAAAGTAAAAGCAGCTTTTACTTTACACACAAAATGACCCACCTGACAGGTGCCGGGTGGAGATGGTCGGGCCTGCACGATTTGACGTCACCTTTGGCTGGTCGGCCTCAGAGAAGGCCGCAAATGCTTCTTTCTCAACGAGAGTTGTGTTTAGTGTGGCAGTGTCTATGGTCAAATCAGTAGGCAGAGATTTTGGTTCTTTGGCCCCAAGGTTCGAGCTGACCACTTCAGTGCATGGTACTGCAGCTTCAGGAGCTGGCTTCAAACCCACAGTCTTCACATCTTCAACGATTGTCTCAACTGCAGGCTCAGGGGTGACTTCTGGAGTTCCACGTGCCATCCCATCAATAGTGTCTACGATTGGCGCGTCAACAGCATCAGCGATGGGCTCTTCAGCAGCAGGCACAGGTTCTTTGACCACTTCAATGGGTTCTTCAGCCATAGGTTCCTCAGCCACAGCCTCTTGACTAGCTGCCACGGTAGCCTCTGTAACTTCAGCTGAATCTGGAATGATTATATTTTCAGTTGCTTGGGTGACCGGCTCTTCTGCAGCAGCTTCTAGGTCTTCAACAGTTGGTTCTTCATTTGAGGCATCAGGTTCGTCGGAAAGAGCAGTTGGTTCCTGAACATGCGTTTCTTCTGCGGCAGATGCAGCTGCCTCAACTGGTGAGACAGATTCTTGGATCACTGCTTCCTCTGTGACACCAGGCACTTCAGTTTGCGCAGTGGCTTCaggtgttgcttttacaccattAAGTTGTCCACTAGCTGCCTCTCCAGAAGCCATGTCTGACACTGAATGGGATTTGATTTCTGGAAGAAAAGTGGAGCCTTCTGGAGGCACAGGACTCTCCAATGGGGCATTGGTCACGTCGGGCACAGACATCCCAAGGGGAGCAGAGGAACTCAACACCCCTGGAGCTGAtaggaaggaaaggaggaggagcggAAGGAGCAGCAGGGGATAGTCACAGCGATAGcgtgttttttttaaagcatatGATCAAAATGATTTAACACCTTGTTTAAGAAAATCTAGCTACACTAATAGTACTCCCCTATACGAGAGACTAAAACATGAGGAAGGCAGGGTCCAAAATGTTTGAATTATGTGACAAAATATTAAGAGGAAACAATTGAATAAGAGTACATTTTTTAGCAATGGGTTTGTGATCTACATCTACCAATTCAGTTGAACCAAGGTGTTTGTGAGGTTGTTCAAGGATGCAGACACGAGCTTTCCATTTGTTATAACTGAACCTAAAATGGGTGAATGTGTATACCAACAAAACAAACTTGTGCCCATGTCCCAGTTATCATGCAGTGCCCAAATGCACAAGATTGTACTTGGAAACACCTTGAGACCGAAAGTGAGGAAAACCTCTGAAGACAGAGTAGCATTCAATACACCTACAAACCGTAATGACAACATTTCAGAGTGAAGTGTCTTGCGACAGAGACAATCATGCACACTGGAAAACTAGAAAACGTCCTATTCTGTTATATATAATGAGACAATTTAACAACCTTACCCGAAAAACCATCAAATAACTACAAttgaaaagtttttttttctctcacccatttCATGCAACAAACCAATCCCCCAGTAGGATTTTCAACACCTTTCTGAAACACAGACTTCCATGcggaacaaaaaaaaaaacagtctaACATTAATTCCTAAAGCCTTCACGTGTGGTCTTCAGCTAAAAACCGTTATCACTAGTATGTGGGCTCTCCATAAATCCTTCACTGTAGTTTCTCAGCAACTTGATTAAACAAGCACCTGTGGTACTGAACACCCATGTCTTCTCCAATCAATATCGGTAGTCTTCACTTATTTAGCACATGCATCTTCTTTGGCTGCCATCATGACCAATGGACTTCAAAAGCAATTTGTGGTCTTAATCAGCGCCACCCCAGTCTCTTTGGGGAAACATTGACTTTCATCTGCTTATAACGCTTCTAGTACAGGGCTTGGTCGTGAGGAAATCCATAAAAGTTTCACCAATTATAATCACTAGCATATTGACATCGTCGCCATACTAATCAGAATTTAGTTTGTTACAGCACGAAAATGCTTTAAGAAAACCACAATGCAAACTCCTTTCTAGTCAAAACCAAATGTTTCTCAAATGACTTGAAAAAGCCATAAGCTACTTCACAGAAGCAGCGTACCTTTGACATCAACATTTAGTCAAATCAATGCCATAACAGGCCCGCACTTGTTAGGGCATCAGTACATTACCATAGTAGAGGTTGGCCGATTAATTAAGGCCGatttacgcgagtgcagcaaggagccaaggtaagttgctagctagcattaaacttatcttagcATAATCatactagttaaactagtaatatcaaccatgtgaagttaactagcttgtcctgctttgcatataatcaatgcggtgccagTTAATTTATCAATGAATCACAGCCTACCTCAAACTTCGCCAAATGGTTGATGATTTAATAAAAGCGCATtagcgaaaaaagcacaatcgttgcatctaaccataaacatcaatgccttacttaaaatcaatacacaagtatatttttttgtaaacCTCCATATGTAattaagaaattcatgttagcaggcaatattaaccagggaaATGGTCACTTCTCTCAGAGTCAGAGTATATGCAAGTTTGAgccacctggctcattgcgaactgtgaAGAATATTTCTTCCTCACAAAGACCGTAATTCTTGTCAGAATTGTACATaaatatgacataacattgaaggctgTGCAaagtaacagcaatatttagggTTGCCACTCGTTCCAACAGGAACAGTTCCGtattcactgaaagaataaacattgtTTTCAAAATTTGAACAAACTGACCTAAAGCTCAcatctgtgtttattatattataattaagtatgATAGTACAGTCTGACTGattggtggtaggcagcagcaggcctgtaagtattcattcaaacagcactttcctgcatttgccagcagctctctgCAATTCTTGAAGCACAGTGCTTTTGAtcacttcaagcctatcaactcccgagattaggctggaaatactatagtgcctataagaacacccaatagtcaaaggtatatggaaatacaaatggtagtgggagaaatagtcctataattccaataactacaacctaaaacttattaactgggaatattgaagactcatgttataAGGAACCACTAGCTTTCATACTTTCTCAtgttgagcaaggaacttaaacgtgaGCTTTTTTTACAATGGCACATACTGCACTTTTACATTCTTCTCCAACTgcgtttttgcattatttaaaccaaattgaacattttccatgatttatttgagactaaattgattttatttatgtattaagtTCAAATAAACATGTTCATTCAGTctagttgtaattgtcattattacatatacatacatatatatatagaaaaacaaattggccgattaatcagtatagttttttggccctccaataattggtattgtctttgaaaaaaaataaataatcataatcggtcgacctgtaTACTATAGCACTATCATTACCATCAATTCGAAAGTAAAAGCTGGAATTTCAGATAAAATAAACAGAAAATAGCAGTAAGCAATGGACACTTAACATGGTCAATGAGAATGTAGTGTgaataaaaaaattaataaagctgccataaaaaaatatattttatgtggACTGGAATTTCCCAGAACCAGAAGTAATTCCTACAACTCTACCATCAGAGTCAGTGCCACTCCTTTATACCAAAGGTTGCTATTAGTTTGACCACATAATTAATTCCTGTTCCTTTAAAATGTTCCAAGCACAAGGCGACTACATAAATACCCATGCATTGGGAAGTGTTTCACAACCCAGTTGTCAGTGCAGTAACATTCAACAGGCAGTTGTGAGTGAGTTTGAGTAAATAAGGGGTCCTGGATAACCCATTTGGACTGCAGTGAATTTCAGGACACAACAACCAAATTGTTAACACACAGTTATTCCCAATTTAATGCAAAGTGAGGCAATGACCGGCCTTGTCAAACATAATTCTAGAGGGCTACTCACTTCCCAGTATAAAAACAAGGTTTCTAGTCTGGAAGTTgtggatagagacagagtagATAGAGACAGGGTATGGTTTATATGATCCATCAGCTGCTCAGCCCACCCACCCCCTTAAAATAAACCCGACACCACACCTCCCCATTTATGCTGAGAATGTGTGTAAAGCAGGACTCAACAGGCGACCCAGAGTTCCAAGTCAACGTCACCAACAGATGTTAGTGTCATTCAACAGCAGTGTCACCTGCTTGATTATTTCAGTGTCAACAGAGGAGTGTTACCTTTCCCAAAAGGAATTAAACCAATATAGAGCTCTGAAATAAAAGCCACCACTCCACTCCCAATGGGGGAATATGACTTCTACTGCAGTGTTTGAGTTCCAGGACCCCATTAGCCCTGTAGTTTAGTATCTTAGCATGCATGTGTGATATAATAATGCAATACGAACCCGTCTCAACTTGCGGCTGTTGCATCTCCTGCTCAGTGACTGGGACCGTCTCTGTGGCTTCGCCAGGCATGCTTGTGTCTGAAAGGAGAAATCAAGTAATGATCACCAGGAATAACTTACATTTAAATCAAGTGAGGCTTGAATAAAACACAGCCAACTTACTCATTATTTT
Above is a genomic segment from Oncorhynchus gorbuscha isolate QuinsamMale2020 ecotype Even-year linkage group LG10, OgorEven_v1.0, whole genome shotgun sequence containing:
- the LOC124045707 gene encoding nascent polypeptide-associated complex subunit alpha, muscle-specific form-like isoform X3, encoding MAPGVLSSSAPLGMSVPDVTNAPLESPVPPEGSTFLPEIKSHSVSDMASGEAASGQLNGVKATPEATAQTEVPGVTEEAVIQESVSPVEAAASAAEETHVQEPTALSDEPDASNEEPTVEDLEAAAEEPVTQATENIIIPDSAEVTEATVAASQEAVAEEPMAEEPIEVVKEPVPAAEEPIADAVDAPIVDTIDGMARGTPEVTPEPAVETIVEDVKTVGLKPAPEAAVPCTEVVSSNLGAKEPKSLPTDLTIDTATLNTTLVEKEAFAAFSEADQPKVTSNRAGPTISTRHLSGSGTESDSDESVPDLEEHDSAQTQQAQLAAAAEIDEEPVSKAKQSRSEKKARKAMSKLGLRQVTGVTRVTIRKSKNILFVITKPDVYKSPASDTYIVFGEAKIEDLSQQAQLAAAEKFKVQGEAVSNVQENTQTPTVQEESEEEEVDETGVEVKDIELVMSQANVSRAKAVRALKNNNNDIVNAIMELTM
- the LOC124045707 gene encoding nascent polypeptide-associated complex subunit alpha, muscle-specific form-like isoform X2 yields the protein MPGEATETVPVTEQEMQQPQVETAPGVLSSSAPLGMSVPDVTNAPLESPVPPEGSTFLPEIKSHSVSDMASGEAASGQLNGVKATPEATAQTEVPGVTEEAVIQESVSPVEAAASAAEETHVQEPTALSDEPDASNEEPTVEDLEAAAEEPVTQATENIIIPDSAEVTEATVAASQEAVAEEPMAEEPIEVVKEPVPAAEEPIADAVDAPIVDTIDGMARGTPEVTPEPAVETIVEDVKTVGLKPAPEAAVPCTEVVSSNLGAKEPKSLPTDLTIDTATLNTTLVEKEAFAAFSEADQPKVTSNRAGPTISTRHLSGSGTESDSDESVPDLEEHDSAQTQQAQLAAAAEIDEEPVSKAKQSRSEKKARKAMSKLGLRQVTGVTRVTIRKSKNILFVITKPDVYKSPASDTYIVFGEAKIEDLSQQAQLAAAEKFKVQGEAVSNVQENTQTPTVQEESEEEEVDETGVEVKDIELVMSQANVSRAKAVRALKNNNNDIVNAIMELTM